A stretch of DNA from Cannabis sativa cultivar Pink pepper isolate KNU-18-1 chromosome X, ASM2916894v1, whole genome shotgun sequence:
TTTCCACACTTCGATTTGGAGCAAGGTGCATTGCTCATTGAATCTCCATGCAGGATAAAAAAGAATTCCTAAGACAAATCACTACAAGAGCTAGTTGTGTTTTCGTATTCCGTATATTATTTAAAACTGAAAATTTTGACATTTTACAAAAGGGAAACTCGACTAACATATCACTGAACTAAAGCTATGgactttcttttatttaataataataataataataaaaagatttaTTTTTGTTGATACATGCTGGAGCAGGGCAAGTCATATAAAGGCATCACCGCGTGTAAAGTGCAATGAAGACAAATCTGCTAAAAAGCATGGAACTCCTCCTTCTCCCGATAAAGACGAGTCATGTGAGAGAATTCTAAACGAGGTAGGAATGAACCTCGCATCTGCAATTCCTCAACTTATgttttcatcatcatcatcgttGTCAGTGTCAAAACATTTTTATTCTAATTCTTCTTTTTAATCGCAAAACTTCCATAACTTAGTTGCAAAAGAGACTAGACGAGGAAGATGTGAATCTACTGGAGGAGTTGTTCATATTGGAGGGAATTTTCTTTGATCCTAATTCAGAAGAGGAGTTAGAGCTTGCATTGGAGGATGTTACTTTAAAGACAATTGTATCGTTGAAACAAGCAGTGGAAGAGTTAGCATGTGAAGTTAAAGAGGTAAGAGTAAAATTCAGCATTTAACTTCCTTGCATCAATAAAAATTTCATCATATGATTGAGATAATATTTTCCTACCATATTACACCGGCTGTTCCTTCATAGAATTTGCTCACTTTTAAATTGATTATGAAAAATCTTTACAGCTTAAAAACGAAAACAAGGCTCTCAAGGACGAAATAACGCGGGTTAAAGTATCTGATGCCAAATTTGTAAAGACTGGAGAAGCTTCAAGTGTTGTGCCTAGGATTTTGGGACTCTGCAGTTTCTTCTCTGTTTCCTGGTTCGAGTCATTCTTACCTTTGTCCAGGTAATGAAatcataaatttccaacaaggtGACTGAATTTCTGGGGTTATAGCTTATATTTGTTCATGAGACAATTAGTAGAATCCGTGAATAATTTGGTATCAACTCGGTTCTTATTGAAAATCTAAAAagcattattaaaatataataattttttcttctcCAAAAATGTGCATATACTATCCTTCAAAAGTGCACATGTATATTTGTCTATTCGTATAAAACATTGGGGATGATACCCAAAAACACTTTTGTATGTTAATGCATGAATTTTGTCATTAGATACAATCTCCTTTCTCAAAAGCAGATTCACAAAATCTAGATTTTACTCCTATTTTTTTTACCTTCACATCCACAGCTCCTAAAGCAGACAGTCCAAAAGTTACATTTCCATAAACTACAAGAGAAATACATAGAGACAATAAGCAATGGATACAGATACTGAGAGAGGCCAAAGAGATGCTAGTACAAGTTACTCCCCGAGCAAAGCTCAGCCTTCCACTTATTAAATGGCAGTTTAGTAAGGGTCCCTTTTTGCATACCTGGCTAGGGTATTCTACAAGAAGAATGTAACCCAGGTGCCAACCAAGTTACCATTATTAAAAAAGAAGTGACAGCCCTCATCAAGGAATGCATCTCACAGCATATAATACATCCCTGAAACGATCCATGGTAGAATTTTCAAGGAATAAAGTAGTACGAATCATTTCAACGATACCCTATAATTGGTTGAGAGCCATTTCAGACTCGTCCTCATTGTCATCTGTACTAAAACTACCTTCCTGTGATGCTATTCCACTGTTAGCTTCAGGGGATAAACCGGTAATTGACGCATACCATTCACCTCGCAAATTGCCTGAATCTCTCATCAATTTCACCAAAACCTCCTTATTTTCGAGATCACCTTCTTGCTCACATAAATCAAGAAAAGCAGATACGTTAACAGGTTTTGGCCTCCAATTCTTTGAACCCTCAGCCGCAAAAGCTTTTTTCCAGTAAAACAAAGCGTCGGAAATTTTCTTCTCTCCAGCATGCCCCTCAGCAAGAGTCTCCCATGTGGCTGAATTGGGTTTTCCTCCCACTTCAACAACGTGGTCAACAAAATTTAAAGCTTTCTCCAAATTTCTTTGCTTAGTATAATAAACCATGAACAGATTTGCTATTCTAGGGTCATAAGTTGACTTGACCAGCAACCATTCCTTGTAAACCTTTTCTGCTCCTTCAATATCATCTATTCTGAGTAGAGAAGAGATAATTGCATGGTAGCCCAAATTTGGAATATTGGGATATATTGATTTATAAACATTCCACACCCTATAAATCTCTTCTTTGTTACCAATGCTACCATAAAGACTAAAAAGGTAGTGATAAGGGATCCGATCCCGACCTGTGATTCTACTCTCAACCTTCCTCAAACATTCCTCAGCCTTCCTGATTTGCCCCATCTTGATATACATTGTAGCCATTGTACTAAATGTGGTCCAGTTGGGATTGATGGATTTATCTGTTTTCAGCTGTTCAAATACTTCTTCCATCTTCTCTGCAGATCCTTGTGATCCACGACAGGATAACCATATATTGTAGGAGTATATATCTAATCGAATGTTTTTCTTCACCATTTCTGAAACCATTAACTCAACCTTCTCATAATCCTTGAGGTTCATATATAGTGTCATCATCACATTAAAGGGAAGAGAATGTGAAGCATAACCTTTAGTTCTCATTTGATCAAGCAAAGATTCTgccttttctttcattttaccACGAACATAGGCATTGAGCAGAGCGCCATATATTCTCCTGTCTTTTGAAGTTTCCGATagactaaaaaaaaaactttcagctACTGCAATCCCCCGAACTTTGGCTATTAAATCTAATTGAATTGCAGCATCACTAGAGGACAATCTGAACCTCTCTACTCGACCGTTCATCCACTCGTACACCTGCACAGGGAAAGCAGTTCAATGCTAATGATAAGGAAAATAGTTAAACAAGATAAACGGGTAGGCACCAATCGAGATGTCAGGAAGAGCAACTATAACAGGAAATACTTCATTTCCTTTATTTCAATTCTAGTAGCACAGCTTCTTTGTATGGACGGTAATTGGTATTTACAATTTCAAGTTTCCATCCTCTATAGATATTTGATTTTCGATTTTAATTAGCAATATAAAGACAGCAAAATTCACTCATTAACCACCTTTATCCTCAATTTAACCATGGATTTCATCCAAATTAGCAGCCGAACTTTTGACAAAGATCAAATCATTGCATAATGTTAGAGTCCCTTGGGAGTTAATCAAGCTAACCCAAACAATAAAACCATATCTCAATTCTCAACCAAACATATCAGCTAACCAAAAACCAAACTCAAGACTCAAAAATAAATCCCAATATAAAGATTCTCAAGAGCATGCATATAAGAACAGTTAAACATCATAAACTCATGTAACCAAACATTATATGTCAAAAATGGAAGATGCCCATTGCCCACCCACCAAGCAAAACAGAAAACCCATTAATTCTAAACACTTCCCAAGTAAAAATAGAACAAACAAATGTCATGTTAATTATTACCTCAAGAGCTCTCTCAAAACGCTTGTACTTCCTCAATTCTTTGACGACCCTACAAAGATCCCATTTAGAGAGTACCTTTCCCTCCTTCTCCCACTGGTTCAAAACACTGCCAGAACCAAGTTCAGGATTCTCCATAAGAGAAATCCTCTTGTATATGGCGTTCCATTTCATTAAGGGGCGACGCTCGTAGTCCACAGTGCCATAGCTATGGACTTGGGATATGGAGCAGGAGACTGAAAAGCTGTGATAGTTTAGGGATTGGCGGAGGGCACAAGTGGGATTTCTAGATGGGAGAGAACGAGAGTAGGAAAGGGAAGAGGAAAGGGAGACTGATGAGACATTGGGGTTTTGCAGACAAGTTTGGAGAagcatttttccttttttgggaGAAAAAGACTAACTGTgaaaaaatgagagaaagagGGTTTAGGTTTACAGAGCAAGCAGCAATGACAGTGTTTCTCTTTTCTTGTAGATAAACCTCTCGTCATCTGAATTTTAGTCACGTTTCTAGTTTGTTTAAACTCCACgtattagaaataaatatttaatttttatgtaatttagaAACAAACAATATTAACGATCattatagtttattttattttattaaaaattaaataaatattaacgaACAAGATCCTCATCTAAATCGCTACATGCAAACGGGAGGTGACACGAATTGGGTCATGGCCAACATTCCAAAACGGGGTCGGAGCTCTTTTGGTAACGCCCAGAGAGAGGAGCCACACTGGTAACCCCCTTCTCCCtttttgttaataaaaaaaagagaaaaaaatctacatgcaaagaaaaaaaaataataaaataaataaaaaataaaacaaaattccTATTgcaattattattcaatatttttaagggtaaatattattttgaatattgtgttttgcaaaaattatcaattaaactatctgttttgttaaatgacaaaatagattatgtattttctaataaaatagtacaaacaggatattgaattgatttttgtcgaaataaaatttaataataattcaatctAGAGGTATTATGATAAAACTAGTTCTGCATTTGTTCGCGCTAGAAATCGTTTAAAGTTGTTTATAttcaaaaaattatcaaaaattgagttcaggatcctatttatactattttgaaaaatataaggtCCATTTTATCAACATCTAATCGATAACTTTTGTAATACACAAGGTCTAAGATGatgtttaccttatttataaTCACCCATACTTGTTTTATCAAGCTATTtgcaaaaaataaaatgttagagattttattacaaaagataaatcaagatgttataattcaattataaaataatataatgacTAAATATTAATTACATAAATGTTATAAGaacatatctttatatattaaaagtgactatttaataatattttttggtttaacaattttttttaacgtTTGATGTTTGATGAAAGGGTCAACGTTTTAGAAAGAGAattgtaataaaatttatattttgaagtCCTTGTATATCTTAGAGTGGCCagttgaataaaataaacacacctatataaaatatataaaatttaaataacacactaattagaaatattaaattaaaatgagaCTTTTTCAATGttgaaaaatatttcaaaatattattttataaaaaaatttatctttGCTATTTGTGGAACGGATCGTATGTCAGTGCTATTTCACATTATTCTTAATATAAACCCAAAACAAATATATGGTACCAAACAAAGCACACCAAGCACATAAACATACTACCATACAAAGTACAAAATAAGTCACAACTTACATACAAACAAACTACTAAATTCATAGTACAAAATAATCTTCAAGAGACattataagataaataataaataatcaatTAAAACTTCtttaaggaaaaaagaaaagctACATTAGAGCAAAAGAAAAGTATGTCTATGTTATATAACAAAaaatgttgttatttttttaaaaaaatattacaattcaAATTCAAACTCGCTACACATATCTCTATTAATTTTTAATCTCTTATATTAAATGTGGTTGTATAAcataaagtatttttttaatattgcaaTTCAAATTTAAACCCATTACACATacctaaaaaaatatgtttctattatcattttttatcCAATTCATAtatctaaaaaatatctttttattattgttttttctttaaataataaaatagaaaaagtgTTTATGTTTCTTACAGAATTACTATAGTGATGTCGTTATATATTGcaattatcaaaaaaatatttttctaattattattttaaaaaatcgaAAAAGTGTATGATATTTCTAAAAGATAAAaagtattataaaatataatagttaaactaaaattataattaacaacaaattttgaatattattatattttctttttataaataacactttgattaattttttttaataagaaatGATGTTGTTTAttgaataacataaaaaaaaaaaaactaattatacatGTTGACTGTGAATTTAGCCAACTGACGCAGAGTTTGACTAGGATTAGATTTTATTTACGACTACCACATGCGGAATGATAATAAATGTAAAGGACAAGAATGGCTAATCAGGATTTTTTTTTCCcatcgaactttgacatgtaccaaatcatatatgctccctgaacttttttggctatTAAAAATTCtacctgaactattgagattgttagatttaaagacttttgtctaattttagtaaaaaaattctaacatggatgaaagttcaggaggcatgatttagtacgtatcaaagtttgaggggcatgatttcaTAGATTTCAAAGTCTggagagcatggtttagtacataaataatcactgaaatagtaaaattgaatgaaattagacaaaagtccttatatctaacaatctcaatagttcatggtgaatttttaacggccaaaaaagttcagggggtatgatttggtacatgtcaaagttcaggagaaaaaaaatcctaattagcccacaagaatttatagaggttcgatcTCTTTGAtcaggtaatgacctactctccTTTTGTAGTATTTACTCTTGAAATAATACCATACAAATTACAGGCTGAAATCTTGTAATTTCTAGCTATGATTTTCTTTAGTGTTACAATAATGAGACTGTGTGTTACAGATGAGAAGTATGAGTACACTTATGAGGTGatgagaaaaaaagagagagttgAAAGCCTTAGGGCTTATGAGCTCTTAAGTTCGTGAGAGTCTAGAGAAAAATCCTCCTCATTATGTGAGGTGAAGTCCCTTTATATAGTAGTAGGGTATGTTGttattcaaaatacataacAGACAGAACATATCCCTAGAAAATAGGGCAGTTACATTCTGGTgaagctttcctatttttgtgggCAGTTCAAGTCGTTTCGAAGTTGTAGGGCGATTGAAAGTCTTCTAGAAAGCCCATGGAAAAAACCCACAACCCATTCAAGCTGTTAGGATGAAAGTTATGAGTTGGCCGACCAACCTTGTCTGGAAGCTGCTCGATTTTGTTTGAAGTTCTCCCTTGGTCAGCCAGTTGATGGTCCGACCAGGATCTTGTCAAAATCCTATCTTTAGCTTCTGTTATCCTGTCTTAAGACCTCGAGGCTTGACGGTCAAGGAGTTGTTCAGCGTTATGCTGGACGGTTCTTAGTGGTTTATCTCCACATGTCTAGTTGGACTTGTTACATGGAAATGCCACGTCATAATAGTAataattgagataatatttgCTCCTTAAGTCCCTGTACGAACGTCTGATCGAATAGGGACTTTACACTCTTTCTGGTCTTGTGATGCTTTTGTCGTGCAGCTGTGCACAGTCACACTTCGATTTCTTCGATTGATTAGTCATTGCATCAGTTATCAATTTTATGTCAATCAATGTGGGAAATCGAGTGACAGCTTACACTTTCTCATGTTTAAACTATTGGCCTTCTCTCTCCCATGCATGCTTATTTTTGTGGCATTAACTCCCCATTAAGTTTTGGAgggaaaattaattttttagaatCTATATAAGTGTCTCACCTCCTCTCTTCTCATTTTTCACTTTTCAACTTCAAAAGATCTTCTTGAAGCTTTCTAAATTCCGAAAGCCGTGACCTTCAAAATTTTCTTAGAGTCTTTGATTTTCTTAGTGCTACGGTCTTCAGTTTTTAGAGAATCACCCTCGCCGAGCAGCCTCAAGTCAGCTTAGAGCCATCCGTTTGTGGGTAAGTTCTCAAAACCCTCTCTTTTACTTTCCCAAGTTTTTGAGTTTTGTCATTGATGAGTTTCTAAGCTTTTGAACTTTTTGATTCTCGTGCTTTAGAGTAGTTTTTATACATTATAATATGTTCAATAGCTTTAGGATGTACAATGCATGActttttgataaaaagattgAATCTTGCACTGTAGTTTGATACTTTAAACTTCGAGGTTTGAAGAACACGAAGAACTTagctttaattttgaaaataagacACTTTTGATCCATTAGGACTCCTATCCGGTACTTTGGGTCTGTTAGAGACCATGTCCGGATATTCGAATCTATTTAGAAACTCTGTCCGGTTATTGTTGAACTAACTTTAAGCTGGCTGGTTAGTGATACTTTGTCTTAGGCTATTCAGTTAATACCCTTAGGTTCCTATTTTTTTTATCCAAGTCTTTTATGCTCTCTGATTGTTCACCTCCATCTTCCTTTCTGCATAGATAAACCTGTGCGACTATTAGGGAGGTGACAACCGAATCAACGAGGAATTACTTAGTTTTCTATACTAAGACTATCGCTCAGTCTGGACAGCTAGTTCCACCTCTAAGAGCTCATCGAGCAGCTCTTCGAGCGACTTTGAAGTGAGTAGTGGTTCTCCAGAACCTGATATCTAGCATCATCACTATTTTGAATGAATAGGTGGTGAAACTTACAGACGGTTCATTTAGGAACTGAACCGGGGGTGGAGACAGTTCCTTTCCAAGTCGTAGACTTATATCGTCCAGCAGGGTGTGATATATCATGTATTTCATTAAGTCTCatttatcaaaatttatacagTTTCATGGATTCATGATTATTGTAAAGAATATTAATTGTCTTAGTTAAGAataatttaatttctttaattataataataatcatttgtGAATCCAATACTATTTTAGTGAGTAGTATACTCccactaaaataattaataagatgtttttctctaaaaaacaaattttattcttttattgtatttgatagttatgaccattaaacttttaatttttacattcaaaattaattcttttaattatcactattaatgagatttgattaattgaattaaAGAATTCAGTTAATTATTCTCAATAAATACTTTATGTGTTCTCAACACAATTTATTTGTAtcataattcaaaattaaacatctttaatttagatttttttatttaaatcacgtCTCTTTATATATCTTCATGTATAACTGTGATTTAAGTTTATTAGTTACTTATCTATTTCTATAAAAAGATTTTAACtaataattttaaatgtttACTTGAATATTTAACTAGACGGTTCTGATTAAATGTTCtcatttttattgtaaattagGTAACATATCCGCGCTTCGCGCAGTTTTGTATTAGAGTTAATATAATTTTAGACCATAtatcttgtaaaataaaatataatgataTTTTGAATCTGATTTTAGACAAACGCTTTCAATCTTAATTCTAAAATTTATCTTTAACAATTTTAGTCTAATTTCTAATATAATTCTAACACTAAAATAGTTTGATAAATATCAAGCTCATGATatcattttgttttattttgtgaaACATAAGGAGTTAATAGTAATTAtcttttgtaatatatttttaactatgtttagttttttttttttaatttatattaaaagtaattaatttcaaatacaatagattattttttttactaatattatttgtaaatatgtataaaaattctacaaatttgtaaaatttacaaatatgtataagttataattttttatgatgTCAAATTACTTTAAAATATGTCTTTATAGATATAATATAACTTCTATAAAATTAATCTCAATTTTGCTATAAACAATTTTGGTCCAAAATTGGGAcgattataaatagaaataatatttaaattataattagttgTTAAGATTTTAAATACCATGTTAagaaaatatacaaatttttaGTAATAATTAGAATAATTATATGTGCACATAAAATATGCACCAACCTACTACATCTAACTATTTTCACCTTATTAGGTGTAATGTCAATTCAGTATTAAACTAATTTATGTAAAGGATTTATTATTCTGAATTCACGTGTTACTGAACATGATTATCTTCATATGTaaaatatatgataaattaaacttataaaaatatataatgcaaaaattaaacatacatatacactaattaaaatatatattgaaaattattttaaaaaatatatattgaatgtaattataagataaaaaagaaaattataaaaattataaataattaagaaaaatgatCAAGTACATAGAAATAATACTAATTATtggatatttatataaatttgacCAATTCagaaaaaattatgtatataactcattttcaaaagaaaaaaaataactcaTTGAGCAACATTGAGGTATAGATTCAATCGCCCACACAAATAAAAAGAGACAATTTTTGGACAtattaaagtaaataaaaaatatgttatttatAGCCTATAATATAACCACTATGTATAGTTTGAAATCCATGTGGGACTTtaccaaaataaaattattaataagccATATGATTCAACATGctcaaaactattaaaaaaaacacaaatttactaaaatcttaataaaatagataaatagcTAAAAAGTGATTATAGGATGCCACTTCATCTCGTTTGTGTTTTCCTTTATAGATCAACGTTTTCAATCTTAATTCTAAAATGTATCTTTAACAATTTTGATctgatttttaatataattctaACACTAAAATAGTTGGATGAATATCAAGTTCATGATATCATTctgttttattttgtaaaacatAAGGtgttaataataattacttctTACAATAAGGAAACATTACATTTTtagtcatgtttatttatttatttttttttaattacatgtttagttttttttaattaatattaaaaataattaatttcaaatataatagattgtgtttattaatattatttgtaaacaTGTATAAGATTTTACAAAtttgtaaaaatttacaaatatgtataagttatttttttatgatgtcaaattacttaaaaatgtGTTTGTAGATATAATAAAACTTCTATAAAATTAATCTCAATtttgctataaataattttgatcCAAACTTAGGACGATTATAAATagaaatgatatttaaattgtaattagttatcaaAAGTTTAAATAcgtgttaagaaaatatatgtttttttagtaataattaGAATAATTATATGTGCACACAAAACATGTACCAACCTACTATATCTTCATGCTATTAAGTGTAATGTCGATTCGGTGTTAAACTAATTTatgtaaaaaatttatttttattgaatttgttCATGTGTTACTGAACatgattatttttaaatgtaaaatatatgacaaattaaatttatataaaaatatataatgcaaaaattaaacaaacatatacactaattaaaatatatattaaaagttgctttaaaaaatatatatattgaaagtaattataagataaaaaagtaaattttaaaaattataaataattaagaaaaatattcaaatgcaaaatactaattattgaatatttatataaatttgaccaattaaaaaaaatatataactcaTTTAAAAAAAACTCATTGGGCAAGATTGAGGTATTAATTCAATCACCCatacaaataaaaagaaaaacaaattttGGACATATTAAAGTAAATGAAGAATATGTTATTTATAACCTATAGTATAACTACTATATATAGTTTGTAATCCATGTGGGACTTTACCAAAACAAAATTATTAAGAAGTCATATGATTCAACATGcacaaaattaagaaaatacaaatttactaaaatcctaataaaatagataaatagccaaaaaataattatgatgtcaaattacttaaaaatgtGTTTGTAGATATAATAAAACTTCTATAAAATTAATCTCAATtttgctataaataattttgatcCAAACTTAGGACGATTATAAATagaaatgatatttaaattgtaattagttatcaaAAGTTTAAATAcgtgttaagaaaatatatgtttttttagtaataattaGAATAATTATATGTGCACACAAAACATGTACCAACCTACTATATCTTCATGCTATTAAGTATAATATCGATTCGGTGTTAAACTAATTTatgtaaaaaatttatttttattgaatttgttCATGTGTTACTGAACatgattatttttaaatgtaaaatatattacaaattaaatttatataaaaatatataatgcaaaaattaaacaaacatatacactaattaaaatatatattaaaagttgctttaaaaaatatatatattgaaagtaattataagataaaaaagtaaattttaaaaattataaataattaagaaaaatattcaaatgcaaaatactaattattgaatatttatataaatttgaccaattaaaaaaaatatataactcaTTTAAAAAAAACTCATTGGGCAAGATTGAGGTATTAATTCAATCACCCatacaaataaaaagaaaaacaaattttGGACATATTAAAGTAAATGAAGAATATGTTATTTATAACCTATAGTATAACCACTATATATAGTTTGTAATCCATGTGGGACTTTACCAAAACAAAATTATTAAGAAGTCATATGATTCAACATGcacaaaattaagaaaatacaaatttactaaaatcctaataaaatagataaatagccaaaaaataattatgatgtcaaattacttaaaaatgtGTTTGTAGATATAATAAAACTTCTATAAAATTAATC
This window harbors:
- the LOC115709942 gene encoding pentatricopeptide repeat-containing protein At1g02150; protein product: MLLQTCLQNPNVSSVSLSSSLSYSRSLPSRNPTCALRQSLNYHSFSVSCSISQVHSYGTVDYERRPLMKWNAIYKRISLMENPELGSGSVLNQWEKEGKVLSKWDLCRVVKELRKYKRFERALEVYEWMNGRVERFRLSSSDAAIQLDLIAKVRGIAVAESFFFSLSETSKDRRIYGALLNAYVRGKMKEKAESLLDQMRTKGYASHSLPFNVMMTLYMNLKDYEKVELMVSEMVKKNIRLDIYSYNIWLSCRGSQGSAEKMEEVFEQLKTDKSINPNWTTFSTMATMYIKMGQIRKAEECLRKVESRITGRDRIPYHYLFSLYGSIGNKEEIYRVWNVYKSIYPNIPNLGYHAIISSLLRIDDIEGAEKVYKEWLLVKSTYDPRIANLFMVYYTKQRNLEKALNFVDHVVEVGGKPNSATWETLAEGHAGEKKISDALFYWKKAFAAEGSKNWRPKPVNVSAFLDLCEQEGDLENKEVLVKLMRDSGNLRGEWYASITGLSPEANSGIASQEGSFSTDDNEDESEMALNQL